A single Thermosynechococcus vestitus BP-1 DNA region contains:
- a CDS encoding L-threonylcarbamoyladenylate synthase, translated as MAAIFELHPVNPQPRAIAQIVEALKEGAVMLYPTDTVYAIGCDMNHKGAVQRVRQLKQLSNDKPVTFLCSSLSNIAQYAYVSDSAYRLMRRLIPGPYTFLLPATKLVPRLVQNPKRKTTGIRVPDHVVSQALLTALGNPIISTSARLPDDETYYVNTADLFDAFDKRVDLMIDTGEPPTQQMSSILDLTVEPPLLVRKGRGWEALPAEMVTVE; from the coding sequence ATGGCAGCAATTTTTGAGCTTCATCCTGTCAACCCCCAGCCCCGCGCGATCGCCCAAATTGTTGAGGCTCTCAAAGAAGGGGCAGTTATGCTCTACCCCACAGATACGGTCTATGCCATTGGCTGTGACATGAACCACAAGGGAGCGGTGCAACGGGTACGCCAACTCAAGCAACTCTCTAACGATAAACCCGTCACCTTTTTGTGCTCTTCTCTCTCCAATATTGCCCAGTATGCCTATGTCAGTGATTCCGCCTATCGCCTCATGCGTCGCCTAATTCCGGGACCCTACACCTTTTTGCTGCCCGCTACCAAACTGGTGCCCCGCCTTGTCCAAAATCCCAAACGCAAAACGACGGGGATCCGCGTGCCTGACCATGTGGTGAGCCAAGCGCTGTTGACTGCCTTGGGCAATCCGATCATCTCCACCTCAGCACGACTACCCGACGATGAGACCTATTATGTGAATACCGCAGATCTCTTCGATGCCTTTGACAAGCGGGTGGATTTGATGATTGATACGGGGGAACCGCCGACACAGCAAATGTCCAGTATCCTTGATCTCACCGTCGAACCACCCCTACTGGTGCGCAAGGGACGAGGCTGGGAAGCACTGCCGGCAGAAATGGTGACCGTTGAGTGA
- a CDS encoding DUF2062 domain-containing protein, producing MMRLSFPQPSRQLRWLHSWRRSLRYHYLRLMRSRSSTESIARGLGAGVFAGMLPLFGGQMVIAVTVALLVRGNKPLAALATWVSNPLTYVPLFWFNFQVGWWLMGQPSLSFGEWQSWEKLLEQGGQMAMILIFGSVWVGVIAGLLTYALCLRLLPTLRQRFRRRCAMAAVNFPNRPQP from the coding sequence ATGATGCGGTTGTCTTTTCCTCAGCCTTCTCGACAGCTCCGTTGGCTTCATTCTTGGCGACGATCGCTCCGCTATCACTATTTGCGCCTAATGCGCTCCCGCAGCAGTACTGAGAGTATTGCCCGTGGTCTCGGGGCAGGGGTCTTTGCTGGCATGCTCCCCCTCTTTGGCGGTCAGATGGTTATTGCCGTTACAGTAGCCCTCCTAGTGCGGGGAAATAAGCCCTTGGCTGCCCTTGCCACTTGGGTGAGCAACCCTCTCACCTATGTGCCTTTGTTTTGGTTTAACTTTCAGGTGGGCTGGTGGCTGATGGGGCAGCCTTCCCTATCTTTTGGTGAATGGCAATCTTGGGAAAAGCTCCTCGAACAAGGGGGGCAAATGGCAATGATTCTGATTTTTGGTAGTGTTTGGGTGGGCGTCATTGCCGGCCTCCTCACCTATGCCCTGTGTTTGCGGCTGTTACCCACCCTGCGGCAACGCTTTCGCCGCCGTTGTGCTATGGCTGCTGTAAATTTTCCAAACCGGCCACAACCTTAG
- a CDS encoding MFS transporter, which translates to MGINLRSPLFIVLLTIVIDRLGESLIFPILPFFVERFNFDAFSLTLLFSAFAAAQLIAAPLLGALSDHWGRRPVLLICIAGTAVSYILFAVATAPWLLFVSRIIDGLTGGVVSTAQAYIADTSAPANRAKNFGLTGAAFGIGFIFGPAIGGSLAAIDLKLPIWFAAVLALVNVVLAYFILPESLPAGQRSPLTLKSFASQQQWLALFNQRTLQALLMAFFIFNFAFAGFTSIFVLFLKRQLSWGPAEAGIIFVMIGVVSTIVQAGLIRSLIPRFGEQCLSLGGLLLVALALLGIAAVPTVGSLSVPLLYACVIGLAFGVGIMLPSLRGVISNRVRDQDQGKILGASQSLQSVAGIAGPAWAGWAFDRWGGVAPAWQSSVMMAIALGFLALGLGKPKDATPSSS; encoded by the coding sequence ATGGGCATCAACCTACGCTCACCATTATTCATTGTTTTGCTCACAATTGTCATCGACCGCTTGGGTGAGAGTCTGATTTTCCCCATTTTGCCCTTCTTCGTAGAGCGATTTAACTTTGATGCGTTCAGCCTGACCCTGTTATTTTCTGCTTTCGCCGCTGCTCAGTTGATTGCTGCTCCCCTACTGGGTGCCCTCTCGGATCACTGGGGGCGTCGCCCGGTGTTGCTGATTTGCATTGCCGGCACTGCTGTGTCTTACATTCTCTTTGCTGTCGCCACAGCGCCATGGTTGCTCTTTGTCTCGCGGATTATTGATGGCCTCACGGGGGGCGTGGTTTCAACAGCTCAGGCCTATATTGCCGATACCTCAGCGCCGGCAAATCGGGCTAAGAACTTTGGTTTAACAGGGGCGGCTTTTGGGATTGGCTTCATTTTTGGGCCAGCCATTGGCGGCAGCCTAGCGGCCATTGATCTGAAGTTGCCGATTTGGTTTGCCGCTGTTTTGGCACTGGTGAATGTGGTTTTGGCCTACTTTATCCTGCCGGAGTCATTGCCGGCCGGCCAGCGATCGCCCCTGACCCTAAAGAGTTTTGCCTCGCAGCAGCAGTGGTTGGCGCTATTCAATCAACGCACACTGCAAGCCTTACTAATGGCCTTTTTTATCTTCAACTTTGCCTTTGCGGGGTTTACCAGTATTTTCGTCCTCTTTTTGAAGCGCCAATTGAGTTGGGGACCCGCCGAAGCCGGGATCATTTTTGTGATGATTGGCGTTGTTAGTACGATTGTGCAGGCGGGTTTGATTCGATCCTTGATTCCCCGGTTTGGCGAGCAGTGCTTGAGCTTGGGGGGGCTGCTCCTGGTGGCCTTGGCCCTATTGGGGATTGCCGCCGTTCCCACTGTGGGCAGCTTGAGTGTGCCTTTACTCTACGCGTGTGTGATCGGTTTGGCCTTTGGTGTCGGCATCATGTTACCCTCGCTGCGGGGGGTGATCTCCAATCGGGTGCGGGATCAAGATCAGGGAAAAATTCTTGGCGCTAGCCAATCCCTCCAAAGTGTGGCGGGAATTGCTGGCCCTGCATGGGCAGGGTGGGCCTTTGATCGCTGGGGTGGGGTGGCACCCGCTTGGCAAAGCAGTGTGATGATGGCGATCGCCCTTGGCTTTTTGGCGCTGGGGCTGGGCAAGCCCAAGGATGCGACCCCTAGCAGTTCCTAA
- a CDS encoding peptidylprolyl isomerase: MKPLKFGTVLPLFLQRLVIVLSALLLVSCASLSSVADTSSIPGAQSPTPMANLPRLNGDATVVLTVNDRPITIQVKGDAAPITAGNFVDLVNRGVYDGTIFHRVVREPRPFVVQGGDPQTKDPKVSPQLYGTGSFIDPATNRPRYIPLEILGQGSDTPTYSQAGKVSPVLNHRRGAVAMARSQLPDSASAQFYIALDQLDFLDGNYAVFGYVTDGMDVVDTIQQGDRLQSAKVVAGLENLQQP; the protein is encoded by the coding sequence ATGAAACCCCTGAAGTTCGGCACCGTATTGCCACTATTTCTGCAACGGTTGGTGATCGTGCTCAGTGCGCTTCTGCTGGTGAGTTGCGCGTCACTCTCCTCAGTGGCTGACACGAGTTCAATTCCAGGAGCACAAAGCCCAACCCCTATGGCCAATTTACCTCGACTCAATGGCGATGCAACGGTCGTACTGACGGTTAACGATCGCCCAATTACGATTCAAGTGAAGGGGGATGCCGCCCCGATTACTGCTGGCAACTTCGTGGATTTAGTGAATCGCGGGGTCTATGATGGCACTATTTTTCACCGCGTTGTCCGTGAACCCCGACCCTTTGTGGTTCAAGGGGGAGATCCCCAAACTAAAGACCCCAAGGTGTCGCCGCAACTTTACGGTACGGGTTCATTTATTGACCCAGCAACGAATCGCCCCCGCTATATTCCCCTAGAAATTCTTGGTCAGGGCAGTGACACCCCCACCTATAGCCAAGCGGGCAAGGTCTCACCCGTCCTGAATCACAGGCGCGGTGCGGTGGCCATGGCGCGATCACAACTACCGGATTCGGCCTCCGCCCAATTTTACATTGCCCTCGATCAACTGGATTTTCTAGATGGGAATTACGCCGTTTTCGGCTATGTCACCGATGGTATGGACGTGGTGGACACGATCCAACAGGGCGATCGCCTGCAATCCGCTAAGGTTGTGGCCGGTTTGGAAAATTTACAGCAGCCATAG
- a CDS encoding cell division protein FtsQ/DivIB, with protein MVNPTPEGTTVHDAIRERRRQLQTKRRWRQVAGLWRTSVLLTLTGGLVWGLTLPYWIIRGPEQVLIRGNQLLKTEALQAQLPLQYPESLLRLRPQEIIHVLETTLPLQRVTIARQLFPPTLIVEVQERKPVAVATCNQCWVISETGQLQGPASRWLVDGLGFVAPLSSYQASAVKPMPTLQLQGYFVPVKEAPRPQTVAVDGDRQQQWQQIYRILQQQDLPITGLDWRNEQNLVVQTPLAPVHLGVVQWNSPTFNKQLSALARLKQLPQYLDPRQVIFIDLANPDEPLVQLRQPPPQQPLARSH; from the coding sequence ATGGTAAATCCCACCCCTGAGGGGACAACTGTCCATGATGCCATTCGGGAACGGCGCCGCCAATTGCAAACTAAACGCCGCTGGCGCCAAGTGGCAGGGCTTTGGCGTACCAGTGTTCTCTTGACCCTAACGGGGGGGCTAGTCTGGGGACTGACGCTGCCGTACTGGATCATCCGCGGCCCTGAGCAAGTGCTAATTCGTGGCAATCAACTGCTGAAGACGGAAGCGTTGCAGGCACAATTGCCCCTTCAGTATCCTGAGTCGCTGCTCCGTTTGCGGCCACAGGAGATCATTCATGTCCTAGAAACCACGCTGCCTCTGCAACGGGTGACGATCGCCCGCCAGCTTTTTCCGCCGACCCTGATTGTTGAAGTTCAAGAACGCAAGCCTGTCGCCGTCGCCACCTGTAATCAATGCTGGGTGATCAGTGAAACGGGTCAGCTTCAAGGGCCTGCCAGTCGCTGGTTGGTGGATGGCCTCGGATTTGTCGCACCGCTGAGTAGTTATCAAGCCAGTGCCGTGAAGCCCATGCCAACCCTCCAGTTGCAGGGGTATTTTGTACCGGTCAAGGAGGCGCCGCGTCCGCAAACCGTGGCGGTGGATGGCGATCGCCAGCAGCAGTGGCAGCAGATTTACCGAATTCTCCAGCAGCAGGATTTACCCATTACGGGCTTAGATTGGCGCAATGAACAGAATCTTGTGGTCCAAACTCCCCTCGCGCCGGTTCACCTTGGGGTAGTGCAGTGGAATAGTCCTACCTTCAATAAACAACTCAGTGCTTTGGCCCGTCTCAAGCAGTTGCCGCAGTATTTAGATCCTCGGCAAGTGATCTTTATTGACTTGGCAAACCCCGATGAACCCTTGGTGCAACTGCGGCAACCACCACCACAGCAGCCGCTTGCCCGCAGCCATTAA
- the cobA gene encoding uroporphyrinogen-III C-methyltransferase — protein MSSSQLIGKVYLVGAGPGDAGLLTVRAKNLLEWADVVLYDALISPEILNLINPKAEKIHVGKRRGNHTLSQPEICRLLIELAQRHAVIVRLKGGDPFVFGRGGEECLALIEAGITVEVVPGITSGVAAPAYAHIPLTHRDFSSSVVFVTGHEAAGRYQPRVNWPALATAVDTIVIYMGLHHLGEIVPQLLAGGRSPQTPLAFIESGTTPQQRVVVTTLERAIATYDEAQIQTPALIVIGEVIHLRSQLGGSLHQA, from the coding sequence ATGAGTTCATCACAATTAATTGGCAAAGTATATTTGGTGGGCGCAGGCCCCGGCGATGCGGGGCTACTGACGGTGCGTGCCAAGAACCTGCTGGAGTGGGCGGATGTGGTGCTCTACGATGCCCTAATTAGCCCCGAAATTCTTAACTTGATCAACCCCAAAGCAGAAAAAATTCATGTGGGCAAGCGGCGGGGCAACCATACCCTTTCCCAACCAGAGATTTGCCGCCTGTTGATTGAGTTGGCACAGCGCCATGCGGTCATTGTCCGCCTCAAGGGCGGTGATCCGTTTGTCTTTGGCCGAGGGGGTGAAGAGTGTTTGGCGCTAATCGAGGCTGGCATTACTGTGGAGGTGGTGCCGGGGATTACCAGTGGCGTGGCTGCACCTGCCTATGCGCACATTCCCCTCACCCATCGGGATTTTAGTTCTTCGGTGGTCTTTGTCACTGGCCATGAGGCTGCTGGTCGCTACCAACCCCGCGTCAATTGGCCAGCTCTGGCAACTGCGGTGGATACGATCGTGATTTACATGGGGCTCCACCATCTGGGGGAAATTGTGCCGCAATTGCTGGCAGGGGGGCGATCGCCCCAGACTCCCTTGGCCTTTATTGAATCAGGGACAACACCGCAACAACGGGTAGTGGTGACAACCCTAGAGCGCGCGATCGCCACCTATGACGAGGCCCAGATTCAAACGCCTGCTTTGATTGTCATTGGTGAGGTCATTCACCTGCGCTCCCAGCTAGGGGGAAGTCTCCACCAAGCCTGA
- a CDS encoding BCD family MFS transporter: MATPSAATPPPLPLWVMFRLGLFQMGLGMMSILVLGVLNRILIKELAVPATLVTLTIAMHQFVAPVRVWFGQLSDAHPIGGYHRTGYVWGGALAFTLVTYAIVQVIWQVGQSLDQAGWSLFTQGWIALLGLLFAAYGICVSSSSTPFAALLVDVSEEEDRGKLVGIVWSMLTVGIVVGAILSSVLLRQLELDTPIDLLQQSVNRLFLVVLTVVFALAIASTWGVEAKYSRYHVRSRACNNPENITLGRALKILTANSQTWRFFLFLVLMTLSLFIQEPILEPFGGEVFGMTIAETTRLNAYWGMGTLVGLSFTGFLIVPRLGKIRTTTYGCWGVALMFLLLIISGVTQQVWLFQLQLFLFGIAAGVTTTGALSLMLDLTAAETAGTFIGAWGLAQAIARGSATVVGGTALDIGRQLFGVPILAYGFVFCLPMLGMLAAVLLLQQVDVSQFRQQSQVAIAKVLAEELE; this comes from the coding sequence ATGGCCACTCCTTCTGCCGCTACACCCCCGCCGCTGCCCCTGTGGGTCATGTTTCGCTTGGGTCTTTTTCAGATGGGACTGGGCATGATGTCGATTCTGGTGTTGGGGGTTCTCAACCGCATCTTGATCAAGGAATTGGCGGTGCCGGCGACATTGGTGACCCTCACGATCGCCATGCATCAATTTGTCGCACCGGTGCGGGTGTGGTTTGGTCAGCTCTCCGATGCCCATCCCATTGGTGGCTATCATCGCACGGGGTATGTCTGGGGTGGGGCTTTGGCCTTTACCTTGGTCACCTATGCCATTGTTCAAGTGATCTGGCAGGTGGGGCAAAGTTTAGATCAAGCGGGCTGGAGTCTGTTCACTCAAGGGTGGATTGCCCTGTTGGGATTGCTCTTTGCCGCCTATGGCATTTGTGTCAGCAGTAGCTCGACTCCCTTTGCTGCCCTGCTGGTGGATGTCTCCGAAGAAGAGGATCGAGGCAAATTGGTGGGCATTGTCTGGTCCATGTTGACCGTGGGCATTGTTGTCGGTGCCATTCTCAGTAGCGTCCTGCTGCGGCAATTGGAGCTAGATACCCCCATCGACCTTCTGCAACAAAGTGTCAATCGTCTTTTTTTGGTGGTTTTGACGGTGGTCTTTGCTCTCGCGATCGCTAGCACCTGGGGAGTTGAAGCCAAGTATTCCCGCTACCATGTGCGCAGTCGCGCCTGTAACAACCCTGAAAACATCACCCTTGGTCGCGCCCTCAAAATTCTTACTGCCAACTCCCAAACATGGCGCTTTTTTCTCTTTCTTGTTCTGATGACCCTGAGTTTATTTATTCAGGAGCCGATTCTTGAACCCTTTGGCGGTGAAGTCTTTGGCATGACAATTGCTGAAACTACCCGCTTGAATGCCTATTGGGGCATGGGCACCCTGGTTGGTTTGAGTTTCACAGGATTTTTGATTGTGCCGCGCCTCGGCAAGATTCGAACCACTACCTATGGCTGTTGGGGAGTGGCCTTGATGTTTTTACTACTTATCATCTCAGGCGTCACGCAGCAGGTGTGGCTCTTTCAGTTGCAACTCTTTCTCTTTGGCATTGCCGCAGGCGTAACAACAACAGGCGCCCTGAGTCTGATGCTGGATTTAACGGCGGCAGAAACGGCAGGGACATTCATTGGCGCTTGGGGCTTGGCGCAGGCCATTGCCCGGGGATCAGCCACCGTTGTCGGCGGGACCGCTCTCGATATTGGTCGTCAACTGTTTGGTGTGCCGATCCTCGCCTATGGCTTTGTCTTTTGTCTGCCGATGCTGGGAATGCTGGCCGCCGTTTTGCTTCTTCAACAAGTCGATGTGAGTCAATTTCGGCAACAATCTCAGGTGGCGATCGCCAAGGTTTTGGCTGAGGAATTGGAATAG